A genomic segment from Nicotiana sylvestris chromosome 1, ASM39365v2, whole genome shotgun sequence encodes:
- the LOC138876912 gene encoding uncharacterized protein translates to MAAKDVLLLDDFQSTEDVHVMLDETPDNECFLVTEPGLEDYLYNVYSNVETSKELWIALERKYKIEDVGLKKFIAAKFLDYTMVDSKSVITQVQELKVIDEAFQVAVMIEKLSPLWKDFKNYLKHKRKEMSLENLIVRLRIEEDNKAARKKGRENSTIMGANIVEDTPQNNRKRKKTSGPKSNQRKKRFNGNCYNCGKAGHKSADCRAPKKDKKKGQANMVEKHEAVDDLCVMLSKCNLVGNHKE, encoded by the exons atggcagcaaaagatgttcttctacttgacgaCTTTCAGTCTACAGAAGATGTTCATGTTATGCTCGACGAAACTCCAGACAATGAATGCTTTCTCGTAACTGAGCC CGGACTAGAGGACTATTTGTATAATGTCTATAGTAatgtggagacgtcaaaagaactGTGGATTGCGCttgaaaggaaatacaaaattgaaGATGTCGGGTTGAAGAAATTTATTGCCGCTAAATTTTTGGACTACacaatggtagatagcaagtctgttattacccaagtccaggaattaaAAGTCATTGATGAAGCGTTCCAAGTTGCAGTGATGATTGAGAAATTGtctcctttgtggaaggacttcaaaaactacttaAAACACAAACGCAAAGAGATGTCGCTTGAAaatctcattgttcggttgagaatcgaagaggacaataaagctgctAGAAAAAAAGGCCGtgaaaactcaacaataatgggagcaaacattGTTGAGGATACTCCTCAAAATAATAGAAAGAGGAAGAAGACTTCTGGACCGAAAAGCAACCAAAGAAAGAAGCGGTTCAAcggaaactgctacaactgtgggaaagcTGGACACAAATCTGCAGATTGTCGTGCtccaaagaaagacaagaagaagggtcaagcaaacatggttgaaaagcacgaagctgttgatgacttgtgtgttATGCTTTCTaaatgcaacctggtaggaaatcATAAGGAGTGA